The genomic window CGGCTTTGAGCGCGGTTGTAGCGGGCGCGCCGGTATCGGTGTTGGCGGCCCACACCGTCAGCTCGGTCAATCCGTGTACCAGGTGGTCCAGGTTGTGGTAGCTCCGGTGGGGTGCGCCATACGCCTTGTCACCGGTCAGGTGGGCAAACCAATGGTCGGCGTTTGCCAGGGCCGCGCCGTCCAGCGCAGCGTAGTTCCACAACTGCTCCCACTCCTTGCGCAACCAGCCCACAATCCAGGCCTCGTAAGCGGGGCCGGGCACAAATTTTTTCATGCTCCAGTGCCAGCCCACAGGGCCTTGCAATCCCCGCACGAAGGAGGAGCTGACCGAGCCCAGGTCGCGTGGTGGCATCACGAACAGGGTCTTGGCGCCTTCGACCACATCCACATTGGCCTGCTGCAGCAGGTTTTCATAGTCGAAGTCCGTTGTATTGCGGATCCCGCGGATCAGGTAGTCAATACCCTGTCGCTTGGCTGCACGTGCCGTGTAGTCGCCGCGCACGATCTCCACGCGCACATTGGACCAACCCCGCTGGGCCAGGCTCTGCGCAACAATGGTTTGGCGCTGGGCTGCGGGGAACAGGGGTTTCTTGAACGGATTTTCAGAGATGAACACCACCACCTCGTCGGCCAGTGCACGTGCCTCGCCAATCACCCAGAGGTGTCCATTGGTGATGGGGTCCAGTGTTCCAGAAAAGGCTATGCGTTTCACATCAGTTCCAAAGTTGTAGGTAGTGGTGGTGCAAGGCCGCGACCTGCGCTTGCAACTGTTCCTGCGATCCGCCATTGTGAATGGCATCGGCCCCGGCCCAAGCACCATCACCAGTAGGCAGTGTGGTCTGCATGGCTAGGATATTGGCAATGTGTTGTTCGGACCAATTCGGGTTTCTGCTGCGCAGCCGCGCCAAACGCAGGGTCATCGGTGCATCCACAACAACGACGCGGTCCACCACAATCGTTTCCTGCACAAGCAGTGCCGATTCCCAGACGACATAGGGTGCGCTGTGTGTTGCGGTCCAGTTGTGCATGGCCGCCAGCACATGCGGCTTCAGTATGGCAATCAGGGTGTGGTTGGCTTCTGCGTCGCGCGCAAACAAACCCTGCAGGCTGCCACGTTGCAATGCGCCTTCAGGTGTCATCCACTCCGCAAAGGTTTTGGCCAGCGTTTTTGTCGCAGGGTGCGCGGGGTCCTGGTGGATGTCTCTTGCAACAGCATCGGCATCCAGGCAGGGCACGCCCAGCCTTTCGAACGCCTGGCGGGTTGCCGACTTGCCTGCGGCTATGCCCCCTGTGAGCCCAACAATCTTGGGTCTTTTATCCATTGCGGCCACAGGAAGACGCACTAAAAAATCGCCAGGCTATTCCCGGCCAGTGCCTGGTACTTTTTGTCCAGCGCCGCACCGTGCGACTTTTTGGTCTCTTCAATCTGCTTCCACAGCTTCTGGGCCGTGTCCCCAGAGCTGGCATAAAAGCCGTTGGAGAACACCAGAAAGTAGTCCTTGCGGATGATGGGTGGGGTCAGCTTCTCAATGTCTTTGAAGGCGGCCTGCTCGCGCAACTGGTCCACAAACAGACTCTGGCCGGCATACACCTCGATGCGGTTGCTGACCAGCTTGCCCAGGTTGTTCACATCACCTGGGGCTGCTTCCGCCGCAATGCCCATGTCGGCCAGGTCCTTGATGATGGAGTAGCCCGCATTGGCACCGACCCGTGTGGGCTTGCGGTTGAAGCCCTTGCCATCCCAGGTGAGGGTGGAGCCCTGTTTGACATAAAAGTCGTACGACAGGGTCCACAGTGCCAAGCCGGCATCGGGCACGCCGTTTTTCAGGGGGTAGACCATGGTGGCCGCACACTCTTTGCTGTAGGACAGGGCCAGCGTGGCATCAATGTCATTGGTTTCCAGCTCACGCAGGATGCGCTTGAGCGGTTTGCGCTGCCAGACCATCTTGCAGCCCAGCTTCGCGGCGGCCAGGTCGACCAGCTCGATGGCGGGGCCGGGGTTGTCGGGCGTTTTGCCCGCGTCGCCAAAGTAGTAGGGCGGGGCCGCAATCTCGTTGTAGGCCAGTTTGATGACGCAGGCGTTGGCGCCGGAGGTAGCCAGGGCCAGCAAAACGAATAGAGAACGGGTCATCGCGGGGGGTGCTCCATGCCACCGGAGTCTACTACCCGTATGCGCAGGGTTGCAGCTATCTAAAATCGATGCTCCCGTCCTTATGCAACCCCCGAAAGCGCACACATGCCGTTACCCTTCACCGTTCCTCCCCATTGGTTGCGCAGGGCTTACTGGTTGGGGGGGAGTGTGCTGGTGTTGTGGGTACTGGCCTGGCTGGCCGTGCCGCCGCTGGTCAAGCAGGCCATAGAGAACAAGGCCACGGCCGCCCTGGGCCGCACGGTCAGCGTAGAGGCGGTGGCCTTCAGGCCCTGGTCGCTGGAGCTGATCGTATCGGGGCTGGCGGTGGCAGCCAAGGATGGCAAGACCCCACAACTGCAGATCACACGCGCCTATGTCGATGCCGAGCTGGAGTCGCTGGTGCGCCTGGCCCCGGTCATAGACGCCATCACGCTGGACACACCGACGCTGCAGCTGACCCACCTGGGCGATGGCCGCTATGACGTTGACGACATCCTGGAGCGCCTGGACCAGGCACCTGCCTCCGACGACACCGCTCCCCTGCAGTTTGCGCTGTACAACCTGACGCTCAACGGCGGCACGGTGGATTTCTCTGACCACACGGCCTCCGGCGTGCGCCAACACAGTCTGCGGGCGCTGAACCTGGCCGTGCCTTTTGTGAGCACGTTGGAATCCAAACGCACCGTCAAGGTGGTGCCGCGCCTGGCGTTCACACTCAATGGCAGCCAGTTCGATACGGCAGCAGAGGGCACGCCCTTTGCGCAGACCCAAAAGGGCGAGGCCTCGCTGAAGATCAGCAAGCTGGACCTGGCGCCGTATCTGCCCTACCTGCCGAGCAGCTTGCCGGTGCGCCTGCAATCGGCGGTGGTGGATGCGGACATACGCCTGGCCTTTGAGCAGGCCAAGCAGCAAAAGCTGGCACTCACCGGCACACTTAAGGTGTCCAAGCTGGCATTGGCGGACACGGCTGGCGCGCCGTTGCTGGCGGTGGAATCGGTAGAGGCGGCGCTGGCCGATGTGCGCCCGCTGGACCGGGTTGTGAATCTGGCGTCGCTGGACATCCACGCACCCACGCTGCAGGGCACGCGCGACCGGAATGGACGTATCAACCTGTCACTGGATGCTACAAAAACCGTAGTGAAAGAATCAGCAACGACGGGGGCTAGAGGCTCAAAAGGCTTAAAGGCACCGGCTGCAGCGGCACCCAAGCCCTGGAGCCTGTCGCTGGAACGGTTTGCACTGCACCGCGGTGCGTTGGTATGGGCAGACGACAGCATCCAGCCCGCAGCCCGCATCAGCCTGGCGGAGCTGGAGCTGCAGGCCAAAACCCTGCGCTGGCCCCTGGGTGCCACGACCGCCACGTTTGAAGGCTCGGCCAGCCTACCATCCAAAGGCAAGAACGCTGCCCGTCTGGAATTCAAGGGCGAAGGCGCGGAACTGCGGGCCACCGCACAAGCCACACTGGCGGACGTGGAGCTGGGCCTGGCTGCCCCCTATGTGGCGCAGTTTCTGCAGCCCACAGTGCAGGGTGTGCTGGACGCCGAGCTGGCTGCAACATGGACAGCAGGCAAACCAGATATCAAGACTGCCGACACGCTAGTGGTGTCGGCCCCCCGCTTGACCCTGCGTGACTTTGCGTTGAAGGGTGGCAAAGAGGCAGCGAAGGAGCTTGTAGCAACCACCAGTGCCGAGCGTGCGGCGAACGAAATGCCCCGCTTCAAACTGCTGGAGGTGGGTGGTGCGCAGCTGGATGTGATGGCACGAACCGGCTTTATCGCCAAACTGGCCTTGCGCACACCCAGCGCCATGCTGCACCGCGACGCGCAAGGCCAGTGGATGGTCCAGCGCTGGCTGAAGACGGCAGCACCAGCCACAGCCCCGGATGCTGTCGATGCTGCAAAGCCATCCGATACAGCGTCCAATGCAGCGCCCAATGCAGCGCCCGCCACGCCTTGGCAGATCAGCCTGGCCGAACTGGCCATTGACGACGGCCACTTCAAACTGGACGACCGCAGCCTGGCCCGCCCGGTGCGCCTGGAGCTATCAACGCTGAAGCTGCAACTGCAAAATGCCACGCTGGATGGTGCCAAGCCCGCGCCGCTGACGTTATCCGCCCGCGTCAAATCCGGCCGCACCGAACCCGGCAGCCTGAACTACCGCGGTACGGTGATGTGGGCGCCGATCGCTGCGCAGGGCACGGTGGAGGCGGTTGATCTGCCGGTGCACGCCATCGTGCCCTACCTGGCCGACAAGCTGAACATTGCCGTGCTGCGTGCGGATGCCAGCTTCAAAGGCCAGGTGCGGTATGCCGCCGCGGCGGCTGGCGCCGAAGTCCAGGTGCAGGGTGATGCGTCGCTGGAAGACTTCCGCGCCAACACGGTGGCTGGCAGCCCCAGCGCCGGTACTCCCACCGCCGATGCACCCGATCTGGGTGTGACCGAAGAGCTGCTTAGCTGGAAGTCACTCACCGTGCCCGGCGTTAACCTTGCCATGGCGCCGGGCACTGCTACCCGCCTGCAGGTGCGCCAGGCCAACCTGTCGGATTTCTTTGCCCGTGTCATCGTCAACCCCAGCGGGCGTATCAACCTGCAGGACCTGGTCAAGACGCCAGAGTCGGAAGCGGCCAACACGCCGCAAGCCACGCAACCATCGGCATCTGCCAGCGCACCTGCATCGGCACCAATATCCGCATCTGCACCTTCGCCTCTGGACGCCATCGTCAAAATGGGCCCAATCAGCCTGGTCAACGGCAAGGTGCTGTTTTCGGACCGTTTCATACGCCCCAATTACTCGGCCAACCTGAGTGAACTGCAGGGCACGCTGAGTGAGTTTGCGTCGCAGGCGGCAGACGGCGGCGTGCAGATGGCCGACCTGGATCTGCGGGGTC from Rhodoferax sp. AJA081-3 includes these protein-coding regions:
- a CDS encoding ABC transporter substrate-binding protein, which produces MTRSLFVLLALATSGANACVIKLAYNEIAAPPYYFGDAGKTPDNPGPAIELVDLAAAKLGCKMVWQRKPLKRILRELETNDIDATLALSYSKECAATMVYPLKNGVPDAGLALWTLSYDFYVKQGSTLTWDGKGFNRKPTRVGANAGYSIIKDLADMGIAAEAAPGDVNNLGKLVSNRIEVYAGQSLFVDQLREQAAFKDIEKLTPPIIRKDYFLVFSNGFYASSGDTAQKLWKQIEETKKSHGAALDKKYQALAGNSLAIF
- the coaE gene encoding dephospho-CoA kinase (Dephospho-CoA kinase (CoaE) performs the final step in coenzyme A biosynthesis.), which codes for MDKRPKIVGLTGGIAAGKSATRQAFERLGVPCLDADAVARDIHQDPAHPATKTLAKTFAEWMTPEGALQRGSLQGLFARDAEANHTLIAILKPHVLAAMHNWTATHSAPYVVWESALLVQETIVVDRVVVVDAPMTLRLARLRSRNPNWSEQHIANILAMQTTLPTGDGAWAGADAIHNGGSQEQLQAQVAALHHHYLQLWN
- a CDS encoding DUF748 domain-containing protein; this translates as MPLPFTVPPHWLRRAYWLGGSVLVLWVLAWLAVPPLVKQAIENKATAALGRTVSVEAVAFRPWSLELIVSGLAVAAKDGKTPQLQITRAYVDAELESLVRLAPVIDAITLDTPTLQLTHLGDGRYDVDDILERLDQAPASDDTAPLQFALYNLTLNGGTVDFSDHTASGVRQHSLRALNLAVPFVSTLESKRTVKVVPRLAFTLNGSQFDTAAEGTPFAQTQKGEASLKISKLDLAPYLPYLPSSLPVRLQSAVVDADIRLAFEQAKQQKLALTGTLKVSKLALADTAGAPLLAVESVEAALADVRPLDRVVNLASLDIHAPTLQGTRDRNGRINLSLDATKTVVKESATTGARGSKGLKAPAAAAPKPWSLSLERFALHRGALVWADDSIQPAARISLAELELQAKTLRWPLGATTATFEGSASLPSKGKNAARLEFKGEGAELRATAQATLADVELGLAAPYVAQFLQPTVQGVLDAELAATWTAGKPDIKTADTLVVSAPRLTLRDFALKGGKEAAKELVATTSAERAANEMPRFKLLEVGGAQLDVMARTGFIAKLALRTPSAMLHRDAQGQWMVQRWLKTAAPATAPDAVDAAKPSDTASNAAPNAAPATPWQISLAELAIDDGHFKLDDRSLARPVRLELSTLKLQLQNATLDGAKPAPLTLSARVKSGRTEPGSLNYRGTVMWAPIAAQGTVEAVDLPVHAIVPYLADKLNIAVLRADASFKGQVRYAAAAAGAEVQVQGDASLEDFRANTVAGSPSAGTPTADAPDLGVTEELLSWKSLTVPGVNLAMAPGTATRLQVRQANLSDFFARVIVNPSGRINLQDLVKTPESEAANTPQATQPSASASAPASAPISASAPSPLDAIVKMGPISLVNGKVLFSDRFIRPNYSANLSELQGTLSEFASQAADGGVQMADLDLRGRAEGTASLEVTGKVNPLAKPLALDIKGKVRDLDLPPLTAYSIKYAGYGIERGKLSMDVNYTVLPNGQLTASNKLVLNQLSFGDEVKGAPNSLPVKLAVALLADSNGVIDIDLPISGSLNDPQFSIGSLVWKVVTNLIGKALTSPFSLLAHAMGGGGVAGDEASTVVFAPGSSALSPAAREGLDQIAKALSTRPTLNVTVVGTASLEQERDALKRENLKALLLVEKRRRATVTGQDSSAATTLTDAEYPVLLAQVYRRADITKPRNVVGLAKDIPVPEMEALLLASIPVNEDTMRTLALQRGVVVKDYLASRKLPTERLFVGAAKTVSADADWKPRAELSVTQR
- the coaD gene encoding pantetheine-phosphate adenylyltransferase, whose protein sequence is MKRIAFSGTLDPITNGHLWVIGEARALADEVVVFISENPFKKPLFPAAQRQTIVAQSLAQRGWSNVRVEIVRGDYTARAAKRQGIDYLIRGIRNTTDFDYENLLQQANVDVVEGAKTLFVMPPRDLGSVSSSFVRGLQGPVGWHWSMKKFVPGPAYEAWIVGWLRKEWEQLWNYAALDGAALANADHWFAHLTGDKAYGAPHRSYHNLDHLVHGLTELTVWAANTDTGAPATTALKAAFWFHDAVYDVPKKGISNEEASAQLWLAAGLPSANPGEVADLIRMTDHAQQQTLDHPHKQVLLGADLAILGQSEAIYTTYTQAVRSEYAWVDEAAYRAGRKAVLQHFLAEAKAGALYPNPYFQSLYGAMAICNLEREIAGL